From a single Sinorhizobium sp. RAC02 genomic region:
- a CDS encoding DUF4826 family protein yields the protein MDEDEQKFELWCDSQRRGVLDYLGRQRLAHGEVGEWPAWDVYPHAALWAVESLKRPGFVGWWAISGDDVPNDYVTCGPQRHPREALRGIGNRWLAAAVALLDGRQPESFTLGLPDAVPKADLAALLSLRGGMLLYFADDDDMWREEP from the coding sequence ATGGATGAGGACGAGCAGAAGTTCGAGCTTTGGTGTGACAGCCAGCGAAGAGGCGTGCTCGACTATCTGGGTCGCCAACGCCTCGCACACGGCGAGGTCGGCGAATGGCCGGCATGGGACGTTTATCCGCACGCCGCGCTGTGGGCGGTGGAGAGCCTCAAGCGACCAGGCTTCGTCGGCTGGTGGGCGATATCCGGCGACGACGTGCCGAACGACTACGTTACCTGCGGGCCGCAGCGCCACCCGCGCGAAGCGTTACGCGGCATCGGCAACCGCTGGCTGGCCGCCGCCGTGGCCCTGCTCGACGGACGACAGCCGGAGAGCTTCACCCTGGGCTTGCCCGACGCTGTCCCGAAAGCCGACCTTGCCGCGCTTCTCTCGTTGAGGGGCGGGATGCTGCTGTACTTCGCCGATGATGACGATATGTGGCGCGAGGAGCCGTGA
- a CDS encoding DUF2199 domain-containing protein, with amino-acid sequence MSGHFVCATCGQSHDGLPTDWAFKLPDDVWAIPAPGREEAARFTDDLCQYGERHFIRGLLSVPLPDMGSDFGWGVWAEVDVAVFQRYLEFYDADGSSEPQYSGTLANSLPGYVSSLHAPVDIQFRNATQRPLFRLSERDQSTLAIEQRTGIDSARYHQILDALPAYDAASRLGEQEEREGAAPDRSTLCISCTHVVEDGDSVLVVSRSGGDWVLLCGHTDHSHDEDDETLRILHWRHLVDRDPSLEDVIPALEVDYSAERTAVGGEWRKFFDPDTDD; translated from the coding sequence ATGAGCGGCCATTTTGTTTGCGCCACCTGCGGGCAGTCCCACGACGGGCTGCCGACGGATTGGGCGTTCAAGCTTCCCGACGATGTGTGGGCGATACCGGCGCCCGGGCGTGAAGAGGCGGCCCGCTTCACGGATGACTTGTGCCAGTATGGCGAACGGCATTTCATTCGTGGGCTGTTATCGGTGCCGTTGCCGGACATGGGGAGCGATTTCGGCTGGGGTGTCTGGGCCGAGGTCGATGTCGCGGTCTTCCAGCGCTATCTCGAATTTTATGATGCTGACGGTTCGTCTGAACCGCAATACTCAGGAACGCTGGCCAACAGCCTGCCCGGCTATGTCTCGTCGCTGCACGCGCCGGTCGACATCCAGTTTCGCAACGCGACGCAGCGCCCGCTCTTCAGGCTTTCGGAGCGCGACCAGAGCACGCTCGCGATCGAGCAGCGCACCGGCATCGATAGTGCCCGATACCACCAGATTCTGGATGCGTTGCCAGCGTATGATGCGGCGTCCCGCCTCGGGGAGCAGGAGGAGCGGGAAGGTGCTGCGCCGGACCGAAGCACCCTGTGCATTTCCTGCACGCATGTCGTTGAGGATGGCGACAGCGTGTTGGTCGTGTCTCGCAGCGGCGGTGATTGGGTCTTGCTGTGCGGCCATACGGATCACAGCCACGATGAAGACGACGAGACGCTGCGCATCCTGCACTGGCGGCATCTCGTGGACCGCGATCCCTCCCTCGAGGACGTCATTCCGGCCCTTGAGGTCGATTACTCTGCCGAGCGAACTGCGGTTGGTGGGGAATGGCGCAAATTCTTCGATCCGGATACGGATGATTGA